Genomic DNA from Nitrospirota bacterium:
TCTTCTCTGGCTATAGGGGGTGCAGGAGGAGTAAACCCCTCTATATTTGCGATTGCCTCTTTAATAGGTTTTAATATGCCGAGATAACTTATTTTCAGAAGGGACATCTCGAGGGCAATTCTCGGATTAGATGTAAGCCTCACATCGGATTCTGTCTTAATCATCTCGGAAAGCAAAAGGGTGAGGAAATCTGCCGAGACATTCGGAAGCCTGTTTTTCAAAGAATTCAATTCCTCTTTACTTATATCGAGTATCTCATCTGCATTGGGTGTGAGTTTCGAAACGAGTATGTCTCTTAAGAATTTTGTAAGGTCTTTTGCAAATGCCCTTGGGTCCTCTCCCTTGTCAGTCATCTGCTGGATTATCTCGATTATTTTTTCCCTGTTGGCATTTATAATCGCCTCTGTTATGTCCATGAGGACATCGAAGTCCGCACTGCCCAGGATGTCTTTAATATCAGATTCCTCAATCTCTGCCGTAGAAGAGGCAATCTGGTCTAATATCGTGAGGGCATCTCTCATACTGCCATCGGCGGCACGTGCCAGCATATCCAGTCCATGCTCTGAAATCTTTATGCCCTCTGAGTCTGCTATAAGCCTGAGCCTCTCTTTAATCTTTTGTGAAGGTATTGTTCTGAAAGGCATGTGCTGGCATCTTGAAATCACAGTCAGGGGAATCTTTTTTGGTGCGGTTGTTGCAAGCACAAAAATTACATGGGGTGGTGGCTCCTCGAGTGTCTTAAGAAGGGCATTGAATGCCGATGTTGAAAGCATATGGACCTCATCTATTATATAGACCTTATATCTTCCCTCCGAAGGAGCATATTTTACCTGTTCCCTGAGGTTCCTTATGTCGTCGACACTGTTATTGGATGCTCCGTCTATTTCCATTACATCAATGGATGAGCCTTCCTTGATAGATATGCAGGATGGGCATGAGCCACATGGTGTTGCAGTAGGTCCGCTTTGGCAGTTTAGTGCCTTTGCGAGGATTCTTGCAGTAGATGTTTTTCCAACCCCTCTTGGACCTGAGAATATATAGGCATGTGCGACATGCCCGTGCTCTATCGAGTTTTTAAGAAGTCTCTGAATAGGCTCCTGTCCTATAAGGTCATCGAACCTCTGTGGTCTCCATTTTCTTGCAATCACAAGGTAGCTCATGAAAGATTTTCCTTACAGGCAACGGCTTACTGCGGCACTGAGGCACGGTGCTTACCGTTGCTTCCTTCCGGACCTGGCGGGGTTCACACTTACCTCCTGCGCAGGGCCATTGCCTGAAATATTATTTTAACATACCATCATCCCTTTTTATTCCAAATTCGGTTTCAAGTATTTCTAAGGCAACCCTTTTCATCTCCACAGGGTCAGGCTTTTCCTTTGGCATCCTATCCTTGAGCCTTAAGGCGGCATGAAGCAGGTTTGCATATGCAT
This window encodes:
- the dnaX gene encoding DNA polymerase III subunit gamma/tau, translating into MSYLVIARKWRPQRFDDLIGQEPIQRLLKNSIEHGHVAHAYIFSGPRGVGKTSTARILAKALNCQSGPTATPCGSCPSCISIKEGSSIDVMEIDGASNNSVDDIRNLREQVKYAPSEGRYKVYIIDEVHMLSTSAFNALLKTLEEPPPHVIFVLATTAPKKIPLTVISRCQHMPFRTIPSQKIKERLRLIADSEGIKISEHGLDMLARAADGSMRDALTILDQIASSTAEIEESDIKDILGSADFDVLMDITEAIINANREKIIEIIQQMTDKGEDPRAFAKDLTKFLRDILVSKLTPNADEILDISKEELNSLKNRLPNVSADFLTLLLSEMIKTESDVRLTSNPRIALEMSLLKISYLGILKPIKEAIANIEGFTPPAPPIAREDSEISNLKPEIHNTEDSEITGDCLLKLITEKLNDPVAASKLSKATLMKMGDTITLSFEKQDSDICAEPIRENLLLIQEIASSILNSSVNIEIDITSKKTLKKKDIKEKIMSEPLIKEVIELFDGRIVDVKGSESPNKEEV